TCTGCAAAAGTACAAAGACCTGCAGGACATCATTGCCATCCTTGGCATGGACGAGCTCTCCGAAGAGGACAAACTGATCGTGACGAGGGCCAGAAAAATCCAGAGATTCCTCTCACAGCCCTTCTTCGTGGCCGAGGAGTTCACCGGTACCTCCGGTCGATATGTGAAGCTGGCTGATACCATTAAGGGATTTAAGGAGTTGGTGGAGGGGAAGCACGACGATGTCCCCGAGCAGGCCTTCTATATGGTGGGAACCATCGAGGAGGCCCTGGAAAAGGCGGAAAGAATGAAGGCTGCGGAGTAAGAGGACTTATGGCAGCGAGTTTCCTGCTGGAGGTGGTAACCCCCAATCGACTGGTCTTGAGCCAGGAGGTAGAGGAGATCACAGCCCCTGGAGTGGAGGGGGAGTTCGGGGTCTTACCGGGACATACCCCCTTTTTCACCACCCTCAAGGTGGGGGAGACCGTGTACCGTACGGGCAAGGAGCAGAGGTATATTGCCGTGACTTGGGGGTTTGTGGAGGTCCTCCCCGATAGGGTCACCATCTTGGCCGAGGCCGCAGAACTGGAACAAGAAATAGACGTGGATCGGGCCCAAAGGGCCAAGGAGAGGGCCGAGGAGAGGTTGAAGCAACTCAGCCCTGAGGATATGGAGTTTTATGC
The genomic region above belongs to Deltaproteobacteria bacterium and contains:
- a CDS encoding F0F1 ATP synthase subunit epsilon — encoded protein: MAASFLLEVVTPNRLVLSQEVEEITAPGVEGEFGVLPGHTPFFTTLKVGETVYRTGKEQRYIAVTWGFVEVLPDRVTILAEAAELEQEIDVDRAQRAKERAEERLKQLSPEDMEFYAAMGALERAINRLTVASQRR